Proteins from a genomic interval of Aquabacterium sp. J223:
- a CDS encoding TrbG/VirB9 family P-type conjugative transfer protein, whose protein sequence is MKSRARLASLACVAACSSTAVAAEPADPRLREVVYDPRSVVTVPVKRGVVTLVVLDADEAITEVAAGLGGDCTKADAAWCIAAQPGGRNLFVKAKSSASAANTLAVVTDRRTHSFRFVVLADGDPKPPVYRLVVKAPAPVAPPARLALRDAAPLVAMPVVPSPPSPHQVVAERLQAKPQVMNTQYSIAEGAGSQDIVPTLVYDDGRFTYLRFPGNREVPAVFHVLGDATETLVNARMEDDLLVVDRVSRRLMLRAGSAVVGLWNEAFDLDGRPPGDGTTVPGVQRVLKADVSGSNAPSEARKGAAP, encoded by the coding sequence ATGAAGTCGCGCGCCCGGCTGGCCTCCCTGGCCTGTGTCGCGGCATGCAGCTCCACGGCGGTCGCTGCGGAGCCTGCGGATCCGCGTCTGCGCGAGGTGGTCTACGACCCGCGCTCTGTCGTCACCGTCCCGGTCAAGCGCGGCGTCGTGACGCTGGTCGTGCTCGATGCCGACGAGGCGATCACCGAGGTCGCAGCCGGCCTGGGTGGCGACTGCACGAAGGCCGATGCCGCGTGGTGCATCGCGGCCCAGCCGGGAGGCCGGAACCTGTTCGTCAAGGCCAAGAGCTCGGCCAGCGCCGCGAACACCCTGGCCGTGGTAACCGACCGCCGAACGCACAGCTTCCGCTTCGTCGTTCTGGCAGACGGCGACCCGAAGCCGCCGGTCTACCGGCTCGTCGTGAAAGCACCGGCCCCAGTAGCACCTCCGGCGCGCCTCGCGCTGCGCGACGCGGCACCACTGGTGGCGATGCCTGTCGTCCCGTCACCCCCGTCACCGCACCAGGTCGTCGCCGAGCGCCTGCAAGCCAAGCCACAGGTGATGAACACCCAGTACTCGATCGCCGAGGGTGCCGGCTCGCAGGACATCGTGCCGACTCTGGTCTACGACGACGGCCGATTCACCTATCTGCGCTTCCCGGGCAACCGCGAGGTACCGGCCGTGTTCCATGTCCTGGGCGACGCCACCGAGACGCTGGTCAACGCCCGCATGGAGGACGACCTGTTGGTGGTCGATCGCGTCAGCCGGCGGCTGATGCTTCGGGCCGGCTCGGCCGTCGTCGGCCTGTGGAACGAAGCCTTCGATCTCGACGGCAGGCCACCAGGTGATGGCACCACGGTGCCAGGCGTGCAGCGCGTCCTGAAGGCCGACGTCAGTGGCAGCAACGCGCCTTCCGAAGCGCGCAAGGGAGCGGCACCATGA
- a CDS encoding virB8 family protein, which produces MSAVLTPGRAAALPERLRDRAQTEPETTAIEANRAWEVDRALMLERSERRAWWVAIAGLVLGLIGIAAVFVQGPLRRVVEVPIVVDRVTGEATVQQRLSVETIPPMEALDKHNLATFVRAREGYSWMFLQRDFDQVARMAVPAVFADYNRQFEGDGALQKRIGAAEDWRINVIGVRLAASGRPGNQGEATVTYDKVVRLTDRNLPEVTTRHVASVVYEYQPKVLAKERDRLENPFGFVVTAYRSDPEINTAAPGAKP; this is translated from the coding sequence ATGAGTGCCGTCCTGACGCCAGGAAGAGCCGCTGCATTGCCTGAACGCTTGAGAGACCGAGCGCAGACCGAGCCCGAAACGACGGCGATCGAAGCCAATCGCGCTTGGGAAGTCGACCGCGCGCTGATGCTCGAACGCTCGGAACGTCGGGCGTGGTGGGTCGCCATCGCCGGCCTGGTGCTGGGCCTGATCGGCATCGCCGCGGTGTTCGTCCAGGGTCCGCTTCGCCGCGTGGTGGAGGTTCCCATCGTGGTCGACCGGGTCACCGGCGAGGCCACGGTCCAGCAGCGGCTCTCCGTCGAGACCATCCCGCCAATGGAGGCACTGGACAAGCACAACCTCGCCACGTTCGTGCGGGCACGCGAGGGCTACAGCTGGATGTTCCTGCAGCGCGATTTCGATCAGGTGGCGCGCATGGCGGTGCCGGCCGTGTTCGCCGACTACAACCGTCAGTTCGAGGGTGATGGCGCGCTCCAGAAGAGGATCGGCGCCGCCGAAGACTGGCGCATCAACGTCATCGGCGTGCGCCTGGCTGCTTCCGGCCGCCCTGGCAACCAGGGCGAGGCCACGGTCACCTACGACAAGGTGGTCCGCCTGACGGACCGCAACCTGCCCGAGGTCACCACGCGGCACGTGGCCAGCGTCGTCTACGAGTACCAGCCCAAGGTGCTGGCCAAGGAGCGCGACCGGCTCGAGAACCCGTTCGGCTTCGTCGTCACCGCCTACCGGTCCGATCCGGAGATCAACACCGCCGCACCGGGGGCCAAGCCATGA
- a CDS encoding type IV secretion system protein, with protein MHTRLKVAAAVLIAFGASDARAQGIPVIDVANLIQTVQQVLNDITEINNQVQQITQLQNQLNSINGTRNLGNVFNNLMLRNYVPAEAYTYLNAINTTGYSGLNATAKALRDAGMVYNCMDLGGDARTSCQAALAQPYQQKGLLQDAMKSAAGRLSQIQSLMGQINATTDQKAVQEVQARIGAENALLAHEMSQLQMLQGMADSEERIARSRERERQYQMLTRTGKVADYLP; from the coding sequence ATGCACACACGTCTCAAGGTCGCTGCCGCCGTCCTCATCGCCTTCGGCGCGAGCGACGCCCGTGCGCAGGGCATCCCAGTTATTGATGTCGCGAACCTGATCCAGACCGTCCAGCAGGTGCTGAACGACATCACCGAGATCAACAACCAGGTCCAGCAGATCACCCAGCTGCAGAACCAGCTCAACAGCATCAACGGCACCCGTAACCTCGGCAACGTCTTCAACAACCTGATGCTGCGGAACTACGTGCCGGCCGAGGCGTACACCTACCTCAACGCGATCAACACCACAGGCTACTCCGGCCTGAACGCCACAGCCAAGGCGCTGCGCGACGCGGGCATGGTCTACAACTGCATGGACCTCGGCGGCGACGCTCGCACCAGTTGCCAAGCGGCGCTGGCGCAGCCGTACCAGCAGAAGGGCCTACTGCAGGACGCGATGAAGTCGGCTGCGGGGCGCCTCTCGCAGATCCAGTCTCTGATGGGCCAGATCAACGCCACCACCGACCAGAAGGCGGTGCAAGAGGTCCAGGCCCGTATCGGCGCAGAGAACGCGCTGCTGGCCCACGAGATGTCCCAGTTGCAGATGCTGCAGGGCATGGCTGACAGCGAGGAGCGCATCGCCCGATCGCGGGAGCGCGAGCGCCAGTACCAGATGCTCACCCGCACGGGGAAGGTGGCCGACTACCTGCCCTGA
- the virB10 gene encoding type IV secretion system protein VirB10, whose amino-acid sequence MTHDPNHPRDRDPNLGAEIEPDGSGISPLPGEPGIPDVAARQRASMSKKGLLAVALLVGSLVAVAAVTIQRFSASGKKADEAESKLVRDRPTAATAEPRRIEMPPASTASAAVATAPRIPALTPTSEELAEPIGVRRTGSAAPAPGGPKVVPPEDAPVLLVTTRPEALPPQVASTRRMDAGAPPDEGPTAAEPADANDPLAATSRNLQGYQRQLQGLLDNLTRTAALATGQATGQMPSGALLGGPPAAGTPPVGTPAAGGGLFGGQLQGSSTPKVAASMLGNRSLTLPKGTAFTCALKTKVISATSGLVGCQVQRNVFSDDGRVLLIERGSHLDGEYRIASVRPGTVRIPVLWTRIRTPLGVTVDIDSPGTGQLGESGIDGYVDNRWGERIGAAMLLSLIDDSVKLVIQNQASDRQADTIVLPSTTANTSKLAEKVLDSTINIPPLIYQNQGGIVGIYVARDVDFSSVYELKPTASAPAREGTQ is encoded by the coding sequence ATGACGCACGACCCGAACCATCCGCGGGACCGCGATCCAAACCTGGGCGCCGAGATCGAGCCCGACGGCAGTGGCATCTCGCCCCTGCCCGGCGAGCCCGGCATTCCCGATGTCGCTGCCCGGCAGCGCGCTTCGATGTCGAAGAAGGGGCTGCTGGCCGTGGCGCTGCTCGTCGGCTCCCTGGTCGCGGTGGCCGCCGTCACCATCCAGCGCTTCTCTGCCAGCGGCAAGAAGGCCGACGAGGCCGAGTCGAAGCTGGTCCGGGACAGGCCCACCGCCGCCACGGCCGAGCCCCGCAGGATCGAGATGCCACCCGCCTCGACCGCCAGCGCCGCAGTGGCGACCGCGCCGCGCATCCCCGCCCTGACGCCTACGAGCGAGGAGCTGGCCGAGCCCATCGGGGTGCGGCGCACCGGATCGGCGGCACCCGCACCGGGTGGCCCGAAGGTGGTCCCGCCGGAGGATGCCCCCGTCTTGCTGGTCACCACCCGGCCGGAGGCACTCCCTCCGCAAGTAGCGTCCACCCGAAGGATGGATGCTGGTGCACCGCCTGACGAGGGCCCGACGGCGGCCGAGCCCGCCGACGCGAACGATCCGCTCGCCGCAACCTCCCGCAACCTGCAGGGCTATCAGCGCCAGCTCCAGGGCCTGCTCGACAACCTCACCAGGACCGCGGCGCTGGCCACGGGCCAGGCCACCGGGCAGATGCCATCGGGGGCGCTTCTTGGTGGGCCCCCGGCCGCGGGCACCCCACCCGTCGGAACTCCCGCCGCCGGAGGGGGCCTGTTCGGGGGCCAGCTTCAGGGGTCCTCCACCCCGAAGGTGGCGGCCTCGATGCTTGGCAACCGCAGCCTCACGCTGCCCAAGGGCACGGCGTTCACCTGCGCGCTGAAGACCAAGGTCATCAGCGCCACCTCGGGCCTCGTCGGCTGCCAGGTGCAGCGCAACGTCTTCAGCGACGACGGCCGCGTACTGCTCATCGAGCGCGGCTCGCACCTCGACGGCGAGTATCGGATCGCCTCGGTCCGGCCCGGCACCGTCCGCATTCCCGTGCTCTGGACCCGCATCCGCACGCCGCTGGGCGTCACGGTGGACATCGACTCGCCCGGCACCGGCCAGCTTGGCGAGTCCGGCATCGACGGCTACGTGGACAACCGCTGGGGCGAGCGCATCGGCGCGGCGATGCTGCTGTCGCTGATCGACGACTCGGTGAAGCTGGTCATCCAGAACCAGGCCAGCGACAGGCAGGCCGACACCATCGTGCTGCCATCTACCACGGCCAACACCAGCAAGCTGGCCGAGAAGGTGCTCGACAGCACGATCAACATCCCGCCGCTGATCTACCAGAACCAGGGCGGCATCGTCGGCATCTATGTCGCCCGCGACGTGGACTTCTCGTCGGTCTACGAACTGAAGCCCACGGCCAGCGCGCCGGCTCGCGAGGGCACGCAATGA
- a CDS encoding LPD7 domain-containing protein, protein MDADNSPVRQAVPAQGGTVEPANRAPVAITKFQTPEPEPGERFELRDPFAEVTYRANTFPEMVAKADQLDSTRFVAVAEDGKRTPIQKVDGEWQRGEQRPAPPERPVDPGPARDEVPEAASTASARGASKATPQPEQDVGKSVAKIDAQAERAALVARLEAVLMDRYIIKRAPVTMGDVTIGRTEYRFRGDTSRVAFTESTFRLATDTNSPSVARSMVDVAEARNWKALRVSGNEDFKRMVWLEASVRGVKTLGYEPNPGDLEVLKREREARQVNRIEPARDASSGAAAAPAEKASARGSGGRKVVLAAIEAVLVAKKVPEKQRAAVMAAATEKLAQRIRDGQVPKVKVYDKAAPSQRPVLVPTPEMQRTRDRATPVPVR, encoded by the coding sequence ATGGATGCAGACAACTCCCCTGTCCGCCAGGCTGTGCCGGCGCAGGGCGGCACCGTCGAGCCCGCGAACCGGGCCCCCGTGGCCATCACGAAGTTCCAAACGCCGGAGCCGGAGCCCGGCGAACGCTTCGAGCTGCGAGACCCGTTCGCCGAGGTGACCTACCGGGCGAACACCTTCCCTGAGATGGTCGCGAAGGCGGATCAGCTGGACAGCACGCGCTTCGTCGCGGTGGCCGAGGACGGCAAGCGCACGCCAATCCAGAAGGTCGATGGCGAGTGGCAACGCGGTGAGCAGCGTCCAGCGCCGCCCGAGCGCCCGGTGGACCCGGGTCCGGCGCGCGACGAGGTTCCAGAGGCCGCAAGCACGGCCTCAGCACGTGGTGCCAGCAAGGCCACGCCGCAGCCGGAACAGGACGTTGGCAAGTCTGTGGCGAAGATCGACGCCCAGGCCGAACGCGCGGCGCTCGTCGCGCGCCTTGAGGCCGTGCTGATGGACCGCTACATCATCAAGCGCGCACCAGTGACGATGGGCGACGTGACCATCGGTCGCACCGAGTACCGCTTCCGCGGCGACACCTCGCGCGTGGCCTTCACCGAGTCGACCTTCCGTCTGGCCACCGACACCAACAGCCCCTCGGTCGCCCGCTCCATGGTCGACGTGGCAGAAGCGCGCAACTGGAAGGCGCTGCGCGTTTCGGGCAACGAGGACTTCAAGCGCATGGTCTGGCTCGAGGCCTCGGTGCGCGGCGTGAAGACCCTGGGCTACGAGCCGAACCCCGGTGACCTGGAAGTGCTCAAGCGCGAGCGCGAGGCGCGCCAGGTCAATCGCATCGAGCCGGCCCGGGATGCGAGCAGCGGTGCTGCGGCAGCGCCAGCCGAGAAGGCATCCGCCCGCGGCAGCGGCGGCCGCAAGGTCGTACTCGCCGCCATCGAAGCAGTGCTGGTCGCCAAGAAGGTGCCTGAGAAGCAACGTGCCGCCGTGATGGCCGCTGCGACCGAGAAGCTGGCCCAGCGCATCCGCGACGGTCAGGTGCCCAAGGTGAAGGTCTACGACAAGGCGGCGCCGTCGCAGCGCCCGGTTCTCGTCCCGACGCCTGAGATGCAGCGCACTCGCGACCGCGCAACGCCGGTACCCGTGCGATGA
- a CDS encoding OmpA family protein produces the protein MRTRLALTPFVPWLLALASCSSPPKPPTVDESQKRPVNSQMAVELQVCKNDLQNTRILAAESSRIAETTAATLANMAARQQLLAAMQAPAIQQVKANSVFTVRFDFGSTRVAIPPDVTAALVEDAKNSPLVLLRGRTDGTADAPAESRIARERAAAVRDYLVAAGVDPARIRATYQPAGDHVADNASAGGRGLNRRVEIELYRALPVALSATAVARP, from the coding sequence ATGCGAACCCGCCTCGCCCTCACACCCTTCGTGCCCTGGCTCTTGGCGCTGGCCTCGTGCAGTTCGCCGCCGAAGCCGCCGACCGTGGACGAGTCGCAGAAGCGGCCCGTCAACTCCCAGATGGCCGTCGAACTGCAGGTCTGCAAGAACGACCTGCAGAACACGCGCATCCTTGCCGCGGAGTCAAGCCGGATCGCCGAAACCACCGCAGCCACGTTAGCGAACATGGCTGCGCGCCAGCAGCTCCTGGCCGCCATGCAGGCCCCGGCCATCCAGCAGGTCAAGGCCAACAGCGTTTTCACCGTGCGGTTCGACTTCGGCAGCACGCGCGTCGCCATCCCGCCCGATGTCACGGCCGCACTGGTCGAGGACGCGAAGAACTCGCCGCTGGTCCTGCTGCGCGGGCGCACCGATGGCACCGCCGACGCGCCGGCCGAGAGCCGCATCGCCCGCGAGCGGGCGGCGGCGGTGCGTGACTACCTGGTGGCCGCGGGCGTGGACCCGGCTCGCATCCGCGCCACCTACCAGCCTGCCGGCGACCACGTGGCCGACAACGCAAGCGCTGGCGGTCGCGGCCTGAACCGCCGCGTCGAGATCGAGCTGTACCGCGCGCTGCCTGTGGCACTCAGCGCGACAGCCGTCGCCCGGCCCTGA
- the virB11 gene encoding P-type DNA transfer ATPase VirB11 has translation MNLHACEHEDLVNLDGGWCGDATSVVEFLRPLRDQLDAPGVLEVCVNRPGELLVETVRGWQTVPAPEMTQERCLSLATAVATFCDQQVNQERPLLSATLPSGERIQFVIPPAVPRGTVSITVRKPSHLIKRLDDFEREGLFERTATVTRTPNAELLPFERELVDLKDAGRYAEFLRLAVRKHQTIVVSGKTGSGKTTFMKGLVEEVPKHERLITIQDTAELTLPNHPNVVHLFYSKDAQGTARVTAKSLLEACLRMKPDRIFLAEVRGDECFYFVRLAASGHPGSITSVHAGSCALAFEQMSLMIRETGAGGGLRMDEIKWLLSVVVDVIVQFDRDERGRFISEILYEPRRQRLGRWDQQAAAT, from the coding sequence ATGAACCTGCACGCCTGCGAGCACGAGGACCTGGTGAACCTGGATGGGGGCTGGTGCGGCGACGCCACTTCGGTCGTCGAGTTCCTGCGCCCGCTGCGCGATCAGCTCGATGCGCCCGGTGTGCTCGAAGTCTGCGTCAATCGGCCCGGCGAACTGCTCGTCGAGACGGTGCGCGGCTGGCAGACCGTTCCGGCGCCGGAGATGACGCAGGAGCGCTGCCTGTCGCTGGCGACCGCGGTGGCCACCTTCTGCGACCAGCAGGTCAACCAGGAACGGCCACTGCTCTCGGCCACGCTGCCCAGCGGCGAGCGCATCCAGTTCGTCATCCCGCCAGCGGTGCCGCGCGGTACGGTGTCGATCACGGTGCGCAAGCCATCGCATCTGATCAAGCGGCTCGATGACTTCGAGCGCGAGGGCCTGTTCGAACGCACTGCCACGGTGACGCGCACCCCGAACGCGGAACTGCTGCCCTTCGAGCGCGAACTGGTAGACCTGAAGGACGCCGGCCGCTATGCCGAGTTTCTGCGCCTGGCGGTGCGTAAGCACCAGACCATCGTAGTCAGCGGCAAGACCGGGTCGGGCAAGACCACGTTCATGAAGGGCCTGGTCGAGGAAGTGCCGAAGCACGAGCGCCTCATCACGATCCAGGACACGGCCGAGCTGACGCTGCCCAACCACCCGAACGTGGTCCACCTGTTCTACAGCAAGGACGCCCAGGGAACGGCCCGCGTGACGGCCAAGTCGCTGCTCGAAGCCTGCCTGCGCATGAAACCCGATCGCATCTTCCTGGCCGAGGTGCGCGGCGACGAGTGCTTCTACTTCGTGCGCCTCGCGGCCTCGGGCCATCCCGGCAGTATCACGAGCGTTCACGCGGGCAGCTGTGCGCTGGCCTTCGAGCAGATGTCGCTGATGATCCGCGAGACCGGCGCCGGCGGTGGCCTGCGCATGGACGAAATCAAGTGGCTGCTGAGTGTCGTGGTCGACGTTATTGTGCAATTCGATCGTGACGAGCGCGGGCGCTTCATCTCCGAAATCCTCTACGAGCCCCGTCGCCAAAGGCTCGGGCGTTGGGATCAACAGGCAGCAGCGACATGA
- a CDS encoding type IV secretory system conjugative DNA transfer family protein, giving the protein MSGVAALPFSAWPMSRKVAAVAFAVLGYAALACAAVYLAGVLFLVLNKANPKQAQFTSIVHYWALYAYDTQLRKKLQLAIGISAIGLLVLLPAGLVAAARPRRALHGDARFASSAEVDRAGLTSGDEQPGILIGRHRGRFLSLPGQLSVMLSAPTRSGKGVGVVIPNLLNWPDSVVVLDIKGENYDITAGYRAAHGQAVYAFSPFDEDARSHRWNPLTAVRSSPLHRVGDLLTVGQVFFPNDGGGTSSEAFFNDQARNLFLGLGLVLLETPSLPRTIGEMLRQSSGKGRSLKDHLTGLIKQRREEGNPLSDECADALQRLLSNSDNTLSSVVATFNAPLTIFADAVVDAATSADDFRLEDVRRRRMSVYVRIPPNRLANARPLLNLFFSQLVSLNTQAIPEQDPTLKVQCLLVNDEFTAMGRVGVITTAAAFLAGYNLRLLTVVQAMSQLDAVYGDKEARTFATNHGLQILYAPREQRDADEYSAMLGHFTERATSRGRSRSFSGHGSSTVSRNESEQRRALLLPQEFKELGSERLVVIFENCKPILGEKIRYYRDKDFTSRLLPAPSVPRMNMDLHLARVQERWRYADDEFGVGDGLDYEQLAYDMSRLPALADGEPGQVAEGILDFMVGPRPGGASIGGAIEAVADEDGVLLGEDSGMVIADPYAIERADIT; this is encoded by the coding sequence ATGAGCGGCGTCGCAGCCCTGCCGTTCTCGGCGTGGCCGATGAGCCGCAAGGTCGCGGCCGTCGCCTTCGCCGTCCTCGGCTACGCGGCGCTGGCCTGCGCAGCGGTCTACCTGGCCGGCGTTCTGTTCCTGGTGCTGAACAAGGCGAACCCGAAGCAGGCGCAGTTCACCAGCATCGTCCACTATTGGGCCCTGTACGCATACGACACCCAGCTGCGCAAGAAGCTGCAGTTGGCAATCGGCATCTCGGCGATCGGCCTGCTGGTCCTGCTGCCGGCCGGCCTCGTCGCCGCCGCGCGGCCGCGGCGGGCACTGCATGGCGATGCCCGCTTCGCCAGCTCAGCCGAAGTCGATCGCGCGGGACTAACCAGCGGCGACGAGCAGCCGGGCATCCTCATCGGTCGCCACCGGGGCAGGTTCCTCTCGCTGCCGGGCCAGCTCTCGGTGATGCTGTCGGCGCCCACACGCAGCGGCAAAGGGGTTGGGGTCGTGATCCCGAACCTTCTGAACTGGCCCGACTCGGTCGTGGTGCTCGACATCAAGGGCGAGAACTACGACATCACGGCAGGCTACCGCGCGGCTCACGGCCAGGCGGTCTACGCCTTCTCGCCCTTCGACGAGGATGCGCGCAGCCACCGCTGGAACCCACTGACCGCCGTTCGCTCCAGCCCGCTGCACCGCGTGGGCGACCTGCTCACCGTCGGCCAGGTCTTCTTCCCCAACGATGGCGGCGGCACCTCGTCGGAGGCCTTCTTCAACGACCAGGCGCGCAACCTGTTCCTGGGCCTGGGCCTCGTCCTCCTCGAAACCCCGTCCCTTCCCCGCACCATCGGTGAGATGCTGCGCCAATCCTCGGGCAAGGGCCGGTCACTGAAGGATCACCTGACCGGCCTGATCAAGCAGCGTCGCGAGGAAGGCAATCCTCTCTCGGACGAGTGCGCGGATGCCCTGCAGCGCCTGCTGTCGAACTCGGATAACACGTTGTCCAGCGTGGTCGCCACCTTCAATGCGCCGCTAACGATCTTTGCGGATGCGGTGGTGGATGCGGCGACCAGCGCCGATGACTTCCGGCTCGAGGACGTGCGCCGCCGCCGCATGTCGGTCTACGTGCGGATTCCGCCGAACCGGCTGGCCAACGCCCGGCCACTGCTGAACCTGTTCTTCTCGCAGCTCGTCAGCCTCAACACGCAGGCCATTCCCGAGCAGGACCCAACGCTGAAGGTGCAGTGCCTGCTGGTCAACGACGAGTTCACGGCGATGGGCCGCGTGGGCGTGATCACCACCGCTGCTGCCTTCCTGGCCGGCTACAACCTGCGCCTGCTGACCGTGGTGCAGGCCATGTCGCAGCTCGATGCGGTTTACGGCGACAAGGAAGCCCGCACCTTTGCCACCAACCACGGTCTGCAGATCCTCTATGCGCCGCGCGAACAGCGCGATGCCGACGAGTACAGCGCCATGCTCGGCCACTTCACCGAGCGCGCCACCTCGCGCGGGCGCAGCCGGTCGTTCAGCGGCCATGGGTCGAGCACCGTCAGCCGCAACGAAAGCGAACAGCGCCGCGCGCTGCTGCTGCCGCAGGAGTTCAAGGAACTCGGCAGCGAGCGCCTGGTGGTGATCTTCGAGAACTGCAAGCCGATCCTCGGCGAGAAGATCCGCTACTACCGCGACAAGGACTTCACGTCGCGCCTGCTGCCAGCGCCTTCGGTCCCGCGCATGAACATGGACCTTCACCTGGCCCGCGTGCAGGAGCGCTGGCGCTACGCCGACGACGAGTTCGGCGTCGGCGATGGCCTGGACTACGAGCAACTGGCCTACGACATGAGCCGGCTGCCCGCACTCGCCGACGGAGAGCCCGGCCAAGTCGCCGAAGGCATCCTCGATTTCATGGTCGGCCCTCGGCCAGGCGGAGCCTCGATCGGTGGCGCGATCGAAGCCGTCGCCGACGAGGACGGCGTCCTGCTCGGCGAAGACAGCGGCATGGTCATCGCCGATCCGTACGCCATCGAGCGCGCCGACATCACCTAG
- a CDS encoding DUF1173 domain-containing protein: METSAQGITPPAAVYEIAGRRFEVGARGFADAVAEAHAAHQRPRCMCLVVGVEMYVARLGGGYIVKRMPGTGSHHAPDCPSYEPPAEFSGLGQVLGSAIIEDPAAGETTLKLDFPLTKMPGRSTIPPTGSEGDSVSSTGTRLSLRGLLHYLWDQAELTRWHPGFAGKRTWATVRRHLLHAAEHKIARGEALLARLYVPEPFSIEERDAINSRRLAQWQSAVPSPGKPQQLMLLICEVKEIVPARYGCKAIVKHIPDQAFAIDERLYRRLGRRFEAELALWGASDDVHMVMIATFGVCSAGLPAIHELSLMPVTAQWLPIKNSFEHQLVGQLVADRRSFIKGIRYHLQGGRGLATAVLTDSGDAVMPMFIGLAEEGKLPKAEAVANAVGMGAAAAWIWRPGVGPMPPFPPMQRARSLIRCA, from the coding sequence ATGGAGACTTCGGCCCAGGGCATCACGCCGCCGGCTGCGGTCTACGAGATCGCCGGCCGTCGGTTCGAGGTCGGGGCGCGAGGGTTCGCAGATGCCGTCGCAGAAGCGCACGCGGCCCACCAACGCCCCCGCTGCATGTGCCTGGTCGTAGGCGTCGAGATGTACGTGGCGCGCCTTGGCGGTGGCTACATCGTCAAACGCATGCCGGGCACGGGAAGCCACCACGCGCCCGACTGCCCATCGTACGAACCACCGGCCGAGTTCTCCGGCCTGGGGCAGGTGCTGGGCAGCGCGATTATCGAAGACCCGGCCGCCGGCGAGACGACGCTGAAGCTGGACTTCCCGCTCACCAAGATGCCGGGCCGGTCGACAATCCCTCCTACTGGCAGCGAGGGCGACAGTGTTTCCTCCACCGGCACAAGGCTCTCGCTGCGCGGCCTGCTGCACTACCTCTGGGACCAGGCCGAGTTGACGCGCTGGCATCCCGGCTTCGCTGGCAAGCGAACCTGGGCGACAGTGCGAAGGCACCTACTTCACGCAGCCGAGCACAAGATCGCCCGCGGCGAAGCCCTGCTAGCCCGGCTCTACGTGCCGGAACCGTTCTCGATAGAAGAGCGCGACGCGATCAACTCCCGCCGCCTGGCTCAGTGGCAGTCCGCCGTGCCCTCTCCTGGGAAGCCGCAGCAACTGATGCTGCTCATCTGCGAGGTCAAGGAGATCGTGCCGGCACGCTACGGCTGCAAGGCAATCGTGAAGCACATTCCCGACCAGGCCTTCGCGATCGACGAGCGGCTCTACAGACGGCTCGGCCGTCGCTTTGAGGCTGAACTGGCGCTGTGGGGTGCCAGCGACGATGTGCACATGGTGATGATCGCCACCTTTGGCGTGTGTAGTGCCGGCCTGCCGGCAATCCATGAGTTGTCGCTCATGCCGGTAACGGCGCAGTGGTTGCCGATCAAGAACTCTTTCGAACACCAGCTGGTCGGGCAGCTCGTGGCAGACCGCCGAAGCTTCATCAAGGGAATCCGCTACCACCTGCAAGGTGGTCGGGGCCTTGCCACGGCCGTCCTGACAGATTCAGGCGACGCCGTGATGCCCATGTTCATTGGGCTGGCCGAGGAAGGGAAACTACCGAAGGCCGAGGCTGTTGCCAATGCGGTCGGCATGGGTGCAGCGGCGGCTTGGATATGGCGCCCTGGAGTAGGGCCAATGCCACCGTTCCCGCCGATGCAGCGCGCCCGCTCACTCATACGCTGCGCGTAG